CACCAGCACCTCAGCCCTATAGTCCGTATGGAACACCGACGAGCATGCAACACCAGCCAGGTAGACCAACGCAGCATGGTACCCTGAGTTATGGGGCTCATACCCTGGACCAAAGTAGTTATGCACAACATGTGCCCAGTTCAGCACCCAGTGGCCATCATTTGAGCAgtcagcagcaacaacaacaacagcagcagcaacaaacaTCGCAGCTGACCAGTCAACAGCCACAACAAACGCATCATAGCCAAAATCATTTAAGTGCCTCTCAGGCGCAACCTCCACCTGGCTTGCATCCAAGCCAAGTGGTTTCACATCCCtcccagcaacaacaacaacaacagcagcaacagcaacaacaacagcaacaacaggcTCAGCAGGCTCAACAACCAACGCATCCTGTGACGAGCCAATCATCACTGCCACCAGGCTTGAGTGCTCCTTCCCAGCAACAGCAGCATGCTGCCGCAGCAGCTGCAGCTCAACATTTACTCAGCCAAGGACAGCCCAGTCACGTAGGTTTACTGCACGGTAGCGCCCCAGTGGGTGGTGCAGGCGGTCTACCACATTCTATGGTGTCGACATATGGCCATATACAACAAAATCAGCAGCAGCAGGGCCAACAACCACCGTATATGACGACGGCAAAACATCAGTCGACGCCGCAATTAAGTAGCAGTCCCCAGTATCGTGCACCTTTCCCGCAACTCTCGCCTCAAATGTCACCTAGGCCACCACAAATGTCGCCACACCCTCAAATGTCCCCCAGGCCTGTAATGTCACCAGCGAAGCCgccacagcaacaacaacagcagccgcagcaacaacagcaacaggtGAACTCACCCAATCCAACTCAATCTCCGCATCACTCGATATCGGGAATGGTTGGCATTACGAGTCCCCGCGGAGGTCCCCAACCTCAGCCAATCCAGCCACCAAGCATTCAACAACCACCACCTACGAAAAGCTCTGGGCCGCCTGTGAATACTTTACAGGCACTTGAACAAATGGTGATGCCACCTCAGAGCTTAGGCGGTAGCCCTCTGGACTACCCCCCTTACAGACAGACTGGACATACTCCAATGTCACCAATGGGCCCTCGCATGCCGGTTTCTCCACAACACCAACAGTGGCCCCCGCACCTCAGCATGCAATCAACTTTAcaccagcaacaacagcagcaacagttGAATTTGTACGCACAATCACAGGCAATGAGCCTTCAACCGCAAAGTGTTGTaccacagcagcagcaacaaccacCGCCACCGACATCGCAGCAGATGCCAGTGCATGTGGGACATCCAGGGGTGCAGCCCCCACAACCAACTCCAcaccaacaacagcagcaacaacaactacagcagcatcagcaacaccaacaacagcaacaacagcagcaacaacaacagcagcaacaacaacagcagcaacaacagcaacaacaacaacaacagcaacaacaacaacaacaacaacagcagcaacaacagcaacaacaacaacagcagcagcaacaacagcagcagcaacaacaacaacagcagcaattAAGTGATCAGCTACAGCATTCCATAAATGATATTGTCGGTCATCAGTCTGTACCTGTATCGTCCGTTCCGCCTCCATctcagcaacaacagcagcagcaaccaaCACTGCAAACTCCCCCTCTACAAACAGCATCACATCTGATGCAGCAGCAACATTCTCCACCGCAGCAGCACTTACTGCCGCATCAACCACAACATACTCAACAACACTCACAACAACAAAGTCTTCATATTCCGCCAAATGAACCACCGCCAGTCGAACCATTACCACCAATCATAACCCAACAATCGGCGCGTAATACTCCTGTTCATGATTCTCCACAACATATTCCacaacatcaacagcagcaaCCACTTGttcaacaacaaccacaatTACCACATACCCACTCATTAATGGACGCTTTTGGTAACGTCGAATCTATTCCATCGACAGTTTCAGTGCTGCCACAACAGCATCACCAACAAGCACCACCACCACCGGTTTCAGCTCTAAATGAGACAAATTCCAATGACTCAGTGACATCGCACTTGGTGGTAAACAACGACACGAATAGCAACAACAgtaacaacagcaacagcacaaGCAACAGCATTGTTAATAACCAACCTACATCGATTCACGATAGTAACTCGCAAAACTCTATTATTAGCAACAACCAGAATTGTAGCACACCTCCAGAAGCAATCGGTAGTGACATTGCTCCCCCACCTGCAGCAACCACCCCAAGCAACATTCAAATGTTTGACTCGAATTCAATGCCACCAACGGCGACGACACCAATGGATTACGAGCCACAACAAGCAATGTCAATAGAGCCGAAGCCGCAGCTCCTGCCAGAGCCAGAGCCAATCGTAATGAATCAAGATTCAATGCCAGAGACTGTTAGAGAGGAGgaagaacaacaacagcagATTGGATCTGAAAACTCAATGGATGCAAGTGAGCATGGAAATGATCTTCAGGAACTCGTTTCCGCCCCCGAAATGGGAAGTTCATCATCACCACCACCGCAACAACTTACTCCACAACTAGCTCCACAGTTAACTCCACTGCTAACTCCACAACTAACTCCACAACTGGATCCTCAACTCGTTCCACAAGTAACTCCACAACTCGCTCCACAAATAGCTCCTCAACCCCCTCCAGAGGTAATGCCTCTGCAACAGCAGGAAGTTGCACCTGAAGAACCAATGCCTGTAGAACCGATTATGGAACAAGTCTCAGCACCAACTCCAATACCAACAGTAACACCAACTCCACCACAAACGGTTGCACTTCCAATAATAGAGCAACAAATGCCACAACCAATACAACAACCAACAGCACCCATGGTTGAAAATGAAATCCAACCCACTGTTTTACCACTTGCTCCAGAACAACAATTGCCGCTTCAACCACTTCAACAGCCCATGATTCCGGCATTACAACCCTTACCACCGCATATGCTTGGCCCAGCCGGTGCCCCAGGGATGACCCCTATGCCACCTCAATATGATCCACAACAAATGTCGGCTCTACACCCCACTGGTTTCCCTCCAGGTCCTTATCCGTACATGCCTGGCCCCATTCTCCATCATCAAGAACGGGCCGCGCTTCAACAACAACTTCAGGAGCTCTACTGTACGCCACCCAACCCAGAAACCCAAGAAAAGATCATTCGTCTTCAAGAGCGTCATAATATGTTACAAGCTCACGAAACGACGGATCAGTGCAATGGTGGCCCGCAGTGCATATTCCAGAACTCAATCTATACAAATACTCAAATGGTTGAGAGTCCTCAGGTGTCTAGCACTACAGGGAGAGGTCGAAATAAAGGTGCTTCCAAACCAAGGAAGCCCCGTGCCAAAAAGGGCGACAAAGGTCAGGCGTTGGCTGCTGGAGAAATGCCTCCAGATACTAGCGTCATACCAACTAACCTACCAGTATCCGAAGACTGCGTCACTCAAGGCGCTGGTGATACATCTGTAGTTTCGATGATGGATTTCAACGAGAGTTGCGATATATCACAGGATCATTCATCCAACGAACTTGACACCTCGACTGATGTGGCGGgtggaaagaaaaagaaaccgcGCAAGCCACGCATTCCAAAAGATCCGAATAAGTCTCCAAAAGAAAAAACTGCTACTCCcaaagagaaaaagaagaaggaacCCAAAGAAGGCAAGGGAAAGAAAGGCAAAAAAGGCAAAGAAGGTGAAGATCCCCAGTTGGAGAACACGAATAGTAAAAAGACTGAAAGCGGTGACGAAGCTGCAAAATCTCAAGATCAAGATGACGAGGACAGTGCAGTTCCAGAACCACCGACGACGACGTCAGATGAGCCCGCACCTATGGATGGCGAGACACCTGATTATGATGATATTCCAGTTAGCAAAATACCCAAATCAACGTGTGGTGAGGAAGCGATCGCTGACGAAGAGACCAAGAATGGTGATGAAGATTCAGTTGTGGATTCAGCCACTCCAAgctcaaagaaaaagaagaaatcttCTGGTGGTAGCAGCAGGAGAAAATCATCAGTAGGAAGTAGTAATAGATCTCTATCAAGCAAGAAGCGAAAGAATCGTGGAAGGATTGTGCCAGAATCTGATGGCGAAAATGATGATATGGCAACGACTCCACCACCGTCACCACCACCCGATGCAGAGCTTGATAGTTTGAAGAGGCGTTCGGCTAGAAATACATCGCGCAAGAAGTACATTGACGATGTGATGTTGCGTTTTTCAGACGATGAAGGAAGCGCAATAATAAGCTCCTCTCCAGCAAAGGAAAAGAAGAAAGGTGGAGGTTCTACTGCCTCAACGCCTGCTTCGGCTTCTGCGTCAGCTGCAGCTTCATCAGGTGTTAATAGTGATGCTGAGAAGGCAGAAAGTAACGCTGGAACCGAGACGTTAGCAGATAATTCAGGTGTGAATTCAGAAGTTGCAGAAGAGCACTCAGCTCCAGCTGCGAAGGAAGAGAAAGTCCCAGAAACTTCCAAGCCTAACTATGTTTATGTGAACACTGGTGATGAAGATAGCATGGTTGTTCAATATGTGCTGGCAGTTCGAATGGGAAAGAGGGAGTTGCGCCCTCCAGAGCCACCACAACCTGTGAAAACTGCAGACGAAGAAGAGCCTAAAGTTGAAGCAAAGCAAGAAGGAAAGGAAGAAGAAAAGGAAGAAGGAAAGAAAGAAGGGAAAGAAGATGGAGAAGAAGAAGTAAAAGAGGAAATTACAGAAGAGAAAACTGTCATTGAAAAAGACGAGAAGATGGAAGAAGTTTCCATAAATGATAAGGAGGAAGCTAAGGTTGAAATGGAAACAGAAGAAACTGAGGTTAAACctgaaacagaaaaagaaagtgAAGAAGAAATACCCAAGAAGACTGAAGACGAAGAAGacaaagctgaagctgaagcagAAGTCGAAATTCCAGAGAAACATGAAGAAGTGAAAGAAGATAAAGAAGAAAAGCCAGCAGACGAGGAGCAGAAAAATGTTCCTGAAGTTGAAAAAATGGAAGTCGatgagaaagaagaagaaaacgaaaCTCCATCTGAAGAGAAACCTGTTAAGGATGAGAAAGAAACaccagaagaagaaaaacccATAGTCGAATCTGAAGAAAAGGAAGAGAAGTCAGTTGAGACCAATGAAGCCGAAGTCGAAGCAGAAGTgaagaaagatgaagaagaGAAAAAGGAAGGCGATATACCGACTGAAACTATCGAGGGGGAAGAAGGCAAAAAACCGGAAGATGAAACCGACATATCGAAACCCGAGCCGGTGTTCATTGAAGTTGAGGAGTACTTTGTGAAGTACCGCAATTTCTCGTACCTCCACTGTGAATGGAGAACCGAAGAGGAACTCTTCAAAGGAGATCGAAGAATCTCCGCTAAAATCCGTCGTTTTCAGCAGAAACAAGCCCAACAAATGAATATCTTCGAAAATATCGAAGAAGAACCCTTCAATCCAGACTTTGTCGAAGTTGATCGGGTGTTGGACATGTCCGAGCACACTGACACAGCCACAGGTGAGGTGACCAAGCACTATCTGGTCAAATGGAAGTCGCTGCCCTATGAAGACTGCACATGGGAGTTGGAAGAAGATGTGGATGAAGAAAAAATTGATCAATTTTTAGTGTTTACCAAAATTCCACCACGTTCGGAATGGAAACAAAAGAAACGCCCAACACCGGATCTGTGGAAAAAACTAGAGAAGACGCCGGTGTACAAGAATGGAAACACCCTACGTCCATATCAGTTGGAAGGTTTGAATTGGTTGAAATTCTCTTGGTACAACTCTCACAATTGTATTCTGGCCGATGAGATGGGTCTGGGCAAGACCATTCAAAGTTTGACTTTTGTTCATTCGGTGTGGGAGTACGGCATAAGAGGCCCATTCCTTGTAATTGCTCCCCTGTCGACCATTCCCAATTGGCAGCGTGAATTCGAGGGTTGGACGGATATGAATGTTGTCGTCTATCATGGATCTGTCACCAGCAAACAAATGATACAGGATTATGAGTTCTTCTTCAAACAGGACTCAGGAAAAGTCAACAAGGAATTGGTTAAGTTTAATGTCCTCATTACAACGTTCGAAATGATCGTCACGGATTATATGGATCTTAAGAATTTCAATTGGAGGTTATGTGTCATTGATGAGGCACATCGTCTGAAGAATCGAAATTGCAAACTCCTCGAAGGATTGCGGCAACTTAGTTTGGAACACAGAGTTCTGCTTTCGGGAACACCACTGCAAAACAACATCAGTGAGTTGTTCTCGCTGTTGAACTTCTTAGAACCGGCTCAGTTCGCATCTGCAGAGACCTTTATGACTGATTTCGGCAGTTTAAGGACCGAAGAAGAAGTCCAAAAACTTCAAGCCCTCCTAAAACCAATGATGTTGCGTCGTTTGAAAGACGACGTAGAAAAGTCGTTGGCtccaaaagaagaaacaattaTTGAAGTGGAATTGACAAACATTCAGAAAAAGTACTATCGTGGTATTCTGGAACAGAATTTCTCCTTCTTGAAGAAAGGTACCACATCGGCGAATATTCCGAACCTCATGAATACTATGATGGAGTTGAGAAAGTGCTGCATTCATCCGTATCTCTTGAATGGTGCTGAGGAGCAAATTCAATACGATTACCGTCTTCAACATGGAGAAGATTATGAAGCCTATTATAAAAATCTTATCAATTCTGCCGGTAAAATGGTGTTAATTGACAAACTTCTTCCCAAGCTAAAAGCCAATGGACACAGAGTTCTGATCTTCAGTCAAATGGTTCGTTGCTTGGACATTTTGGAAGATTACCTGCTTTACAAGAAATATTCATTTGAGCGTATCGATGGTAGAATTCGAGGAAATCTTCGTCAAGCTGCCATCGATAGGTACTCGAAACCAGACTCTGATCGTTTTGTGTTCCTGTTGTGTACCAAAGCTGGTGGATTGGGAATTAATTTGACAGCTGCTGATACTGTGATAATCTATGACAGTGATTGGAATCCCCAGAACGATTTGCAAGCACAAGCTCGTTGCCATCGTATTGGTCAGCAAAAGATGGTGAAAATCTATCGTCTCCTTTGTCGTAACACCTACGAAAGAGAGATGTTCGATAAAGCCTCACTTAAATTGGGTCTGGATAAGGCTATTCTCCAATCGATGAATACGTCACAGGGCAAGGACAGCAGCAATAGACAACTTTCTAAAAAAGAAATCGAAGATTTACTCAAGAAGGGAGCATACGGGGCTGTCATGGACGATGATGCAGGAGATAAGTTTTGTGAAGAAGATATCGATTCGATTTTACAAAGACGCACTCAGGTCATCACGATGGAGTCGGAAAAAGGCTCAACCTTTTCGAAGGCTTCATTTGCTGCATCAGGCAATAGATCTGACATCAAAGTAGATGATCCGGACTTCTGGACAAAATGGGCTAAAAAAGCAGATATCGATCCCGATGCATGTGAACGAGATGAAGAAGAGAATTTAGTTCTGTCGGAGCCTAGAAGAAGGACGCAAATTAAACGGTATGGACATGAAGATGTTATGGATATGTCAGAGGGTTCATCTGCAGAGAATAGTGATGAAGATAGCATTGGTGAGGGTTggatttgaagaaaattttattagaaaactattttaatgttttaaacacttggttttatttttaggacTTCGAAGTCGAAGAAGGAAAGAAAAACTTGCACGAAGAAGTCGTGGCAATGGTAATGAAGACTACATACCAAGAGATCGTGATACTTTGGCGGCGATGGGTCTGGAAGAAATACAATATGGCAACTGGGCAAAATCAGAATGCTTTAAAGTGGAAA
This window of the Eupeodes corollae chromosome 3, idEupCoro1.1, whole genome shotgun sequence genome carries:
- the LOC129949370 gene encoding uncharacterized protein LOC129949370 isoform X8 → MDGNAQNMFHGNHQGDPYYRYDPAAAAAAAATPRAMGPPGGYPPRHRAPHPLQQQPQYPSYQPSAENLYALSAADQHNAMGLGDLGGWGAGPTPGQAGAYPGPGLGAYGHPQAAPPPQRQTPTQPTYRQHLSAYSQQDQQKLSYTTQQSLMSGIMQQPGYVALSQQQPTPQQQQQQQQQQQQQQRIPQHYPQTSSHPMYPGGPQTQTGAPAPQPYSPYGTPTSMQHQPGRPTQHGTLSYGAHTLDQSSYAQHVPSSAPSGHHLSSQQQQQQQQQQQTSQLTSQQPQQTHHSQNHLSASQAQPPPGLHPSQVVSHPSQQQQQQQQQQQQQQQQQAQQAQQPTHPVTSQSSLPPGLSAPSQQQQHAAAAAAAQHLLSQGQPSHVGLLHGSAPVGGAGGLPHSMVSTYGHIQQNQQQQGQQPPYMTTAKHQSTPQLSSSPQYRAPFPQLSPQMSPRPPQMSPHPQMSPRPVMSPAKPPQQQQQQPQQQQQQVNSPNPTQSPHHSISGMVGITSPRGGPQPQPIQPPSIQQPPPTKSSGPPVNTLQALEQMVMPPQSLGGSPLDYPPYRQTGHTPMSPMGPRMPVSPQHQQWPPHLSMQSTLHQQQQQQQLNLYAQSQAMSLQPQSVVPQQQQQPPPPTSQQMPVHVGHPGVQPPQPTPHQQQQQQQLQQHQQHQQQQQQQQQQQQQQQQQQQQQQQQQQQQQQQQQQQQQQQQQQQQQQQQQQQQQQQQQLSDQLQHSINDIVGHQSVPVSSVPPPSQQQQQQQPTLQTPPLQTASHLMQQQHSPPQQHLLPHQPQHTQQHSQQQSLHIPPNEPPPVEPLPPIITQQSARNTPVHDSPQHIPQHQQQQPLVQQQPQLPHTHSLMDAFGNVESIPSTVSVLPQQHHQQAPPPPVSALNETNSNDSVTSHLVVNNDTNSNNSNNSNSTSNSIVNNQPTSIHDSNSQNSIISNNQNCSTPPEAIGSDIAPPPAATTPSNIQMFDSNSMPPTATTPMDYEPQQAMSIEPKPQLLPEPEPIVMNQDSMPETVREEEEQQQQIGSENSMDASEHGNDLQELVSAPEMGSSSSPPPQQLTPQLAPQLTPLLTPQLTPQLDPQLVPQVTPQLAPQIAPQPPPEVMPLQQQEVAPEEPMPVEPIMEQVSAPTPIPTVTPTPPQTVALPIIEQQMPQPIQQPTAPMVENEIQPTVLPLAPEQQLPLQPLQQPMIPALQPLPPHMLGPAGAPGMTPMPPQYDPQQMSALHPTGFPPGPYPYMPGPILHHQERAALQQQLQELYCTPPNPETQEKIIRLQERHNMLQAHETTDQCNGGPQCIFQNSIYTNTQMVESPQVSSTTGRGRNKGASKPRKPRAKKGDKGQALAAGEMPPDTSVIPTNLPVSEDCVTQGAGDTSVVSMMDFNESCDISQDHSSNELDTSTDVAGGKKKKPRKPRIPKDPNKSPKEKTATPKEKKKKEPKEGKGKKGKKGKEGEDPQLENTNSKKTESGDEAAKSQDQDDEDSAVPEPPTTTSDEPAPMDGETPDYDDIPVSKIPKSTCGEEAIADEETKNGDEDSVVDSATPSSKKKKKSSGGSSRRKSSVGSSNRSLSSKKRKNRGRIVPESDGENDDMATTPPPSPPPDAELDSLKRRSARNTSRKKYIDDVMLRFSDDEGSAIISSSPAKEKKKGGGSTASTPASASASAAASSGVNSDAEKAESNAGTETLADNSGVNSEVAEEHSAPAAKEEKVPETSKPNYVYVNTGDEDSMVVQYVLAVRMGKRELRPPEPPQPVKTADEEEPKVEAKQEGKEEEKEEGKKEGKEDGEEEVKEEITEEKTVIEKDEKMEEVSINDKEEAKVEMETEETEVKPETEKESEEEIPKKTEDEEDKAEAEAEVEIPEKHEEVKEDKEEKPADEEQKNVPEVEKMEVDEKEEENETPSEEKPVKDEKETPEEEKPIVESEEKEEKSVETNEAEVEAEVKKDEEEKKEGDIPTETIEGEEGKKPEDETDISKPEPVFIEVEEYFVKYRNFSYLHCEWRTEEELFKGDRRISAKIRRFQQKQAQQMNIFENIEEEPFNPDFVEVDRVLDMSEHTDTATGEVTKHYLVKWKSLPYEDCTWELEEDVDEEKIDQFLVFTKIPPRSEWKQKKRPTPDLWKKLEKTPVYKNGNTLRPYQLEGLNWLKFSWYNSHNCILADEMGLGKTIQSLTFVHSVWEYGIRGPFLVIAPLSTIPNWQREFEGWTDMNVVVYHGSVTSKQMIQDYEFFFKQDSGKVNKELVKFNVLITTFEMIVTDYMDLKNFNWRLCVIDEAHRLKNRNCKLLEGLRQLSLEHRVLLSGTPLQNNISELFSLLNFLEPAQFASAETFMTDFGSLRTEEEVQKLQALLKPMMLRRLKDDVEKSLAPKEETIIEVELTNIQKKYYRGILEQNFSFLKKGTTSANIPNLMNTMMELRKCCIHPYLLNGAEEQIQYDYRLQHGEDYEAYYKNLINSAGKMVLIDKLLPKLKANGHRVLIFSQMVRCLDILEDYLLYKKYSFERIDGRIRGNLRQAAIDRYSKPDSDRFVFLLCTKAGGLGINLTAADTVIIYDSDWNPQNDLQAQARCHRIGQQKMVKIYRLLCRNTYEREMFDKASLKLGLDKAILQSMNTSQGKDSSNRQLSKKEIEDLLKKGAYGAVMDDDAGDKFCEEDIDSILQRRTQVITMESEKGSTFSKASFAASGNRSDIKVDDPDFWTKWAKKADIDPDACERDEEENLVLSEPRRRTQIKRYGHEDVMDMSEGSSAENSDEDSIGLRSRRRKEKLARRSRGNGNEDYIPRDRDTLAAMGLEEIQYGNWAKSECFKVEKGLLSYGWGRWPEIQELGQFKRGWRESDVEECARVILLYCLQVYKGDEKIKNFIWDLITPTEDGELQKISRDHSGLHNLVPRGRNGGKNTKEPPCGPSKPEHGEKGCGQNLLDPNHWSKQEKFDAEVYLEGPYKKHLGRHANKVLLRVRMLYYIQHEVIGDLVQQISDGVPASNEDDANSKHEDADEVDDDGTATKDSDSKPSGESSKDADPDRPSSSGLDEEESGTSSCYPPTNMPSDDSVWPSMQDLNTRLRRVITAYQRNYKKEEMKQQQKAKLQALVSSTPPLSVPSTSNIQQMMQNAAGTSQNQQQQLQQQQQQQQQQQQQQQQQQNNMQAMMQAANTSGHMVSGQVGGASSNSGNSAVGGSGGSGSSQQSSSSASTSAAAQMQVSQPQQQQQQQQQQQQQQQQQQQQQQQQQQQQQQQQQQQQQQVQMPTPADIGLMLSLLNPVDASQLANLDFNKLAMYLNLQKFQKMERQGKLEIAAKERERQRLESIPKKWNRREEYEFLRVLTGYGVDLQQGVSIIAPDWTKFKAMAHLERKSDETLSDYYKVFIAMCKRQAMVKLKESERGLEGIIEDLNEDHAKLILDRLELLSKLREVVRHHLFDERLKLCQNNLDTPDWWDPGRHDKELVMAVLKHGIYRSETFIFNDPTFSFLESEKRFLRELEAQIQRFKMEAPFVKDEIIDLDASSSPVKEDVKKEVVPEVVKVESEADEAEAELKPKVEEVNVEKPQESEQKDITESDIEKKPDDEEIEDLSAPSKPTEQPVDEESPATPVKKELDSSVNEDEETPADLSEKSEKIESDLKNIELRGELEKPIKEIHESTDEEKMETDELPEEEKTPEKENESSEEKPAKEESSSKEIVAVEESDEVKAKPEEEGNENGNADKESIDKDSIPPSSPAEKPVECTDLSTKKTADDALDLASPCPKKEPDEEEVMKEKEKAVEEECQKQAAELKARFPDLEVIQPSVKHKADKERPKAEKCMIRWWKDFALEKRISHIITCAETNQWPVGPNYSAYAGCQGVDLDIALHEIIGHLNVIERRSETPDVITITTDQGMPKHLQSQLQAPQIPVNTGPSPQPPMMSAAPIGSPSVPANSSGKKRKRHIAIDVETERAKLHALLNSTQSMNQKGWGGEEDSNDSRRSSSSASLQPPPAHQHPLRQTSTPSFNKPAVPPMKTPPPQMGGPMDLSSSLPKAGNISEMLKAAAAAAPIDLSEVQDFSMGNKKSMAAMSSAYGASSMGGGSGGGGGSGNKGKLDDTLSKLMKKNNCVRSNNSKKAENENRLNNFPSQTIEEPVVGKEKKRKKLDEIVLGLSAAKEQKTFPDPSLPSSKKQPITPSVSVTPANVPSTMASQSNQKPFTITVTSVPGKSKSGGSSMPSTSSSSSHTSSSGLAALQNMAMGGVPSKDSLNALLAQTMQADPQTFLKQQQKMMQCLPASQRKAYEVMLADMKQAVEMTSKYNSHDVKVNKWLAEQNAALNEQLNMDYRRSNRSSSQQASMPKASPQQQPQPPPQPPQQQQSQLTGPQSLTGDEPVVVINKQTGKRLTGNKAPQLKRLMQWLTDNPAYEVDPKWLEHMQNPMSAPSPKSNQMDTSGFSGSSSKNHGGGRPSSTSSNTSTSSHSQQQQQSQQPQQSQSKKSSRQSAIDQANAMQFGGLAGLNPNLLSGLPGLGAFDPKNPLLMPFAGMPGLGSMGVLGNLGNMSNMNLCNNLAALSGLGNLPGMDAQSLAALLAAAGTAGLGGLGGPSSSGNSGGKASSSQSSKKSKNNDNSQQSNSSSQGGSGGGGQGSSGNSGGSKNIPTSSASSAAGNSAFPFLFPNPGLLYPPLGLGGLNPYSLGSGMSAYDQLAQQYNLLNGANNPPTSSSSTSKSSHQSQSKSSSSRSNAMSTANMGGSSTSTSSSGRGRSSASSRAAANEMAQLSSLLMGNADPHLLESLSRMAGMDLGQASRLMSSLGGQPNPPSEKRSSASSSMSSKEAHEKQAAKEQQKWMESLARGALPPDLATLQAFTQGKLPSSSQSSSSSKSGSKGSSSQLPQMSMAGDLSQAFLAEMAAQAMAAAAGSGPLSMGAGGLGGMGGGGGGGGGSSKRSRDQEMKDAFEQFSKQQMDIYTRTLGLGSGISLIPTSSASSSGMNDDHKPKRSRSDSHTSSSSKDELCLPLNLGAMSNIEKSLRGMTGGGGVGGGGGGGRGDMSGLGGGHSGCDPIDKVTLTPLSSAGIAANLPSQTTITIAPPISSGASTSSDRSERSESRISLTITNAADAAKLPPPYEEADELIIQPILKKQQSGGDDGDGYEERRSSSRLKRPRSSGEHSLDGPAEKRRELRSTRHTRQSGASNSETLNLSTNNENDTDKGDQ